From a single Salmo salar chromosome ssa22, Ssal_v3.1, whole genome shotgun sequence genomic region:
- the nmur3 gene encoding neuromedin-U receptor 2 — MEKYCLDSLSNISEQNGMFCNITLLNVTGNDTGTKSIEDRLLEVLGPKRSPVFLPISLVYLLIFLLGVSGNLLTCTVISKHKKMCTPTNLYLFSLAVSDLLVLFFGMPLEIYDLWQNYPFPFGEGVCYFKIFLFETVCFASILNVTVLSVERYIAVVHPLKTRYVATNKHAKRVISAVWVLSLVCAIPNTSLHGIYYLNLPEKVAESAICSLIGSPWIYNLVILITTACFYIVPVTVISGLYLGIGIKLGRERHLSRGTMRENCSANISWRIHVERVRRRQVTKMLAVVVLVFAICWAPFHIDRLLWSCIMQWSVWTDLNQAVYQCVHLLSGILFYLSSAVNPVIYNLLSTRFRECFWDLVCTHTEDTTAGKDSTPSAKILLVPSGPVPKTQARPSDHNSLTPLLSPTGNTEITTLTSKHSCVVDSDFTATAF; from the exons ATGGAGAAGTACTGCCTGGATTCCCTTTCCAACATCTCAGAACAGAATGGCATGTTCTGTAACATCACATTGCTAAATGTTACAGGAAATGACACTGGAACCAAATCCATTGAGGACAGACTACTGGAAGTTCTAGGGCCGAAGCGCTCCCCCGTCTTTCTCCCTATCTCCCTGGTTTACCTGCTCATCTTCCTCCTGGGCGTGTCTGGCAACCTGCTCACATGCACAGTGATATCCAAACACAAGAAGATGTGCACCCCCACCAACCTGTACCTGTTCAGCCTGGCTGTGTCAGACCTCCTGGTGCTCTTCTTCGGGATGCCCCTGGAGATCTACGACCTGTGGCagaactaccccttccccttcgGAGAGGGAGTCTGCTACTTCAAGATCTTCCTCTTCGAGACTGTCTGCTTCGCCTCCATCCTCAATGTGACAGTGCTGAGTGTGGAGAGGTATATCGCAGTAGTCCATCCACTAAAAACACGCTATGTTGCCACCAACAAGCATGCCAAGCGTGTCATCAGTGCTGTATGGGTGTTGTCCCTGGTCTGTGCCATCCCTAACACCTCCCTACATGGCATTTACTACTTGAATCTCCCGGAGAAGGTGGCAGAGTCAGCCATATGCAGTTTGATAGGTTCCCCGTGGATCTACAACCTGGTGATTCTGATCACCACCGCATGCTTCTACATTGTTCCCGTGACGGTGATCAGCGGGCTGTACCTTGGGATTGGCATCAAGCTGGGCAGGGAGCGACACCTCTCCCGGGGGACGATGCGGGAGAACTGTAGTGCTAACATCAGCTGGAGAATCCATGTGGAGCGAGTGCGCAGGAGACAAGTCACCAAGATGCTTG CTGTGGTCGTGCTGGTGTTTGCCATCTGCTGGGCACCTTTCCACATTGACCGGCTCCTGTGGAGCTGCATCATGCAGTGGTCTGTCTGGACAGACCTCAACCAAGCTGTGTACCAGTGTGTGCACCTCCTTTCAGGCATCCTCTTCTACCTCAGCTCTGCAGTCAACCCCGTTATCTATAACCTGCTCTCCACACGCTTCCGGGAATGCTTCTGGGATCTCGTCTGCACCCATACAGAAGACACCACCGCTGGAAAAGACTCCACACCCTCCGCCAAGATCCTGCTGGTCCCCTCGGGCCCAGTTCCTAAAACCCAGGCCAGGCCCAGTGACCACAACTCCCTCACTCCCCTGTTATCTCCAACTGGGAACACAGAGATCACAACACTGACAAGTAAACATTCATGCGTGGTAGACTCTGACTTCACTGCTACGGCTTTTTAA